TTTTGGGCGCCGGCCTGGACGGGGTGATTGTCACGGCGGAGAACATGAAGCACCGGGCGCTGGTGGAGGCGGCGGCGGCGGCGGGGCTGTGGATATTGTGCGAGAAGCCGCTGGCGCCGTCGGTGGAGGACGCGAGGGCGATGGTCGCCGCCTGCAAAAAGGCGAAGGTCGGCCTGGGCACGGCGTTCCCGTGCCGCTGGGCGCAGCCGGTTGCGGCGGCGAAAGCGCGGCTGGACAGCGGGGAGTTCGGCGAGATACGCGCCGTGTCCTGCACGAACCACGGGCAGTGCCCGGGCGGGTGGTTCGCGGACGACGCATTGAGCGGCGGCGGGGCGACGATGGACCACACGGTGCATGTGGCGGATTTGCTCCGCTGGATGCTGGGGAAAGAGTTCATCCGGGTGTACTGCGAACTGGGCAACCAGCTTCACCGGGACACGCTGAAGACGGACGACCTGGGCAGCCTGCACCTGGAGATGGAGGGGGGCATCCAGGTGGGGCATGTGGCCAGTTGGAGCCGCCCAAGGAGCTTCCACACCTGGGGCGACGTGACCATGGAGTTCATCGGGGAGAAGGGCGTGCTCTGGGTGGACGCGTTCAACCAGAAGGTCACCCTCTTTGACGACAAGGCCATGCGCGCGGGCTGGGTCGGCTGGGGCGACAACGCGGACACGGGCCTGGTGGCGGATTTTGTGGCGGCGGTCCGCGAGCGGCGCGACCCCGCCGTGACGGGTGTGGACGGGCTGCGCGCAACGGAGGTGACGGCCGCGGCGTACCGGTCGTTCAAGACGGGCCGGGCGGTGCGGATATAGGGAGTGGAAGACGGATCGGACGGATCAGACGGATCGGACGGATTGGACGGACTGGGCCGGGTTACTGCTGCATGAACTGGGTCTTCACGCCCTGGAGGGCCATGACGCAGTTTCCGACGCCGACGTTCACGGGCGCGACACCGTAGCGGTCGTAGCGCATGAACTCGACGTGCCCGTCCATGAACAGGATGTTTGAGCCGCCGGGGACATGGTTGAAGAGGCCGGGGTCAATGCCGATCATGTCGCCCATGATCCAGGTCTCGCTCTGCGCCTGGGCGGAGGCGCCGGGATTGTTGATGTCCGTGACCAGGAAGCGCTCGATGCCCTCGCGGAGGCGGTAAATGGTGCTGCCCGTGCCGTTGCCGACGCCCGCCGCCACCTCGAGGTCCATGTCCGCGCGGGAGGCGTCCCGGCCAAAGATGAACGGCTGGACCATCCACAGGATGCCGTCCAGCACCTGCTTCGGGGCGTCGCCGGAGACCTGGATGCCGGGGACGAGCGCGGACACGACGGCCATGGAGGACTGCGGGTCCGTGGTGGAGGCGCCGCCGGCCTTGTCAAAAAGCCAGCCCAGATAGAGGTAACTGGCGTCCACAAGCTGCATGCCCCGGTCCGGCGCCTGGCAGGGCACGGCGATGTCCAGTTCTTTGGTCAGGGGGTTCACAAAAGAGTCCACATTCTGGTCCGAGTCCGAGGGGCAGGCGAGAATCTTCGGGTCTGTGAGGTATTCGGGATAGAGGGCCGTTGTCAGCGGACCCGCCGCGAGAATCCCCTGCTTGCCCGTCAGCGGGAATCCGGCCGCATTGCAGTCCACCGTCTGCTGGTTGGTCAGCGTGACCGGGGGATACTTTTGGCCTTTGGACTCGCCGCTGTACATCTTGAAGACTAGGCCCCATTGCTTGAGGTTGTTCTGGCAGGAAGAGCGGCGTGCCGCCTCGCGGGCGCGCGCCAGCGCGGGGAGGAGTATGGCGGCCAGGATGCCGATAATGGCGATGACCACCAGCAGTTCGATGAGGGTGAAGCCGCGTTTTTTCATCTGATGAGTTCCTTTGTGGAATGGGAATAATGCCATAGTCACCAACGGGCCGCCACTTTCTGGACAGCGCAACATGTATTCAACCGATCCGAAATGGTTCCTAACAATATCATATTTGACGTTCTGAACGCCAAAATAACCCCTCCGGGGAGGCCGGGGCCGAGAGTGCCACACCAACGAGACCATACAAACGCCGTTCCGGTGTCCGTTGATTCCGGCGGCGCTGTGCGTGTAGGGTAGGGGCATGGCCAGGATAGCGCTGATCATAGACGAGCCGGTCCGCCGCATCACGCTGGAGATGATTTTGCGCGGTGCGGGGCATGCGACGGTAACCGGGCCGGAGACCGCGGACTTGGCGGTGGCGGACACGCCGCGTCGCGCCGTGGCGCTCTGCCGTGAACGGCCCACGCTGGTGCTTGCGGAGCAGGGCGGTCTGGCGGAGGCCGTGGAGGCGATGCGGGCGGGGGTCTACGGGTATGTGTTTGTTCCGTTTGTGCCGGGGGAGGCGGAGTTGATGGTGGGGCGCGCTTTGGCGTGGGCGGGGCGGGGGATGGTGGAGAGGGAAACGGAGGCGCTTGAAAGGAGGGAAATGCCGCTGTCACAGGTTGAGCGGGGGCACATCGAGCGGGTGCTGCGCGAGTGCCGGGGGAATCAGGCCGAGGCGGCGCGGTTGCTGGGCATTGGGAGGAACACGCTTTGGCGGAAACTCAGGGCGTACCGGGAAGAAAAATAACCGCAGGGAGCGCAGGGAACGCAAAGGGGGAAGGGGGAGGAATGGCCACAAAAGGCACAAAAATCACATAAAATGAGGGAAAGAAAAAAGAGGGGGAGTGAAGGGGGGCCGCAGAGGGCACAGAAATCACAGAAGAGAGAGAAAGAACGAGGGAGGGAGACAAGACGGGCGGGGGATGAATAACTGTAAAGAGCGCGGAGAAAGCTGAGGGGGAAGAAGAACGGGGAGGAATGGCCACAGAAGGCGCACAAGGC
This genomic window from Candidatus Hydrogenedentota bacterium contains:
- a CDS encoding Gfo/Idh/MocA family oxidoreductase → MTRIGIMSFAHMHAHSYAASLNALPGVELAAAWDDDARRGRAAAKRFGARFIADRDAFLGAGLDGVIVTAENMKHRALVEAAAAAGLWILCEKPLAPSVEDARAMVAACKKAKVGLGTAFPCRWAQPVAAAKARLDSGEFGEIRAVSCTNHGQCPGGWFADDALSGGGATMDHTVHVADLLRWMLGKEFIRVYCELGNQLHRDTLKTDDLGSLHLEMEGGIQVGHVASWSRPRSFHTWGDVTMEFIGEKGVLWVDAFNQKVTLFDDKAMRAGWVGWGDNADTGLVADFVAAVRERRDPAVTGVDGLRATEVTAAAYRSFKTGRAVRI
- a CDS encoding DUF1559 domain-containing protein, which produces MKKRGFTLIELLVVIAIIGILAAILLPALARAREAARRSSCQNNLKQWGLVFKMYSGESKGQKYPPVTLTNQQTVDCNAAGFPLTGKQGILAAGPLTTALYPEYLTDPKILACPSDSDQNVDSFVNPLTKELDIAVPCQAPDRGMQLVDASYLYLGWLFDKAGGASTTDPQSSMAVVSALVPGIQVSGDAPKQVLDGILWMVQPFIFGRDASRADMDLEVAAGVGNGTGSTIYRLREGIERFLVTDINNPGASAQAQSETWIMGDMIGIDPGLFNHVPGGSNILFMDGHVEFMRYDRYGVAPVNVGVGNCVMALQGVKTQFMQQ
- a CDS encoding helix-turn-helix domain-containing protein, producing MRAGVYGYVFVPFVPGEAELMVGRALAWAGRGMVERETEALERREMPLSQVERGHIERVLRECRGNQAEAARLLGIGRNTLWRKLRAYREEK